A section of the Melopsittacus undulatus isolate bMelUnd1 chromosome 3, bMelUnd1.mat.Z, whole genome shotgun sequence genome encodes:
- the IPCEF1 gene encoding interactor protein for cytohesin exchange factors 1: MEKASPSPFYTNVATQSEISSFLSFLHFLQVPLRQKTKKKSQGFFIMSRRRISCKELGQADCQGWLYKKKEKGAFIGNKWKKFWCVLKESSLYWYSSQLAEKAEGFIRLPDFSVDRAIECKKKHAIKISHPQIKTFYFAAENVLEMNTWLSKLGMAVDPQAPNGKNEEECYSESEHDDPEITDTPPPPYTVQPTPPPLDQQKSSFTSILSNEASCSLSSPESTFNSQESSSSLTSKVVYSERQSWLDLVNSSATEDGDQPLTFCVQIHSDEPPEADCGEVAESQEAGLSKPSGGCPNSFLGPDTHCLAVPDAIGQRSLSKDQEKCDNDEMERLYKSLEQASLSPIGDRRLSTKKELRKSFIKRSKNPSINEKLHKIRMLNSTLKCKEHDLATINQLLEDPKLTAMKYREWRNTNIMLVQDIYQQQEAQDASTENSEEQEMTPQPITESSI, translated from the exons cttccccctcccctttctACACAAATGTTGCAACACAATCTgaaatttcctcttttctttccttcctgcattTCTTACAGGTTCCTTTGCgtcagaagacaaaaaagaaaagtcaag GGTTCTTTATAATGAGCCGACGGAGGATATCGTGTAAAGAGCTGGGGCAAGCCGATTGTCAAGGGTGGCTctacaaaaagaaggaaaaaggagcttTCATTGGCAACAAATGGAAAAAGTTCTGGTGTGTACTGAAGGAGTCATCACTGTATTGGTACAGCAGTCAGCTG gctgaaaaagcagaaggattTATCAGACTTCCAGACTTCAGTGTGGATCGAGCAattgaatgcaaaaaaaagca TGCTATCAAGATCAGCCACCCACAGATcaagacattttattttgcgGCAGAAAATGTTCTGGAAATGAACAC GTGGCTAAGTAAGCTGGGGATGGCTGTAGACCCTCAGGCACCCAACGGGAAGAATGAGGAAG AATGCTACAGTGAAAGTGAACATGATGATCCAGAAATAACAGACACACCACCTCCCCCCTACACAGTCCAGCCAACACCACCTCCTTTG GATCAGCAGAAGTCTTCTTTCACCTCGATTCTATCAAATGAAGCATCTTGTTCCCTCTCTTCTCCTGAAAGCACTTTCAACTCCCAAGAGTCGTCTTCTTCCTTGACATCCAAAGTGGTTTATTCTGAGAGGCAATCCTGGCTTGACCTAGTTAACAGCTCTGCCACAGAAGATGGTGATCAGCCCTTAACTTTCTGTGTACAGATTCACTCTGATGAGCCACCAGAAGCAGACTGTGGAGAAGTGGCAGAAAGCCAGGAGGCTGGGCTTTCCAAACCCAGTGGTGGATGCCCAAACTCTTTTTTAGGTCCGGATACACATTGTCTAGCTGTGCCAGATGCAATAGGACAGAGATCACTATCCAAAG atcaggaaaaatgtgaTAATGATGAGATGGAGCGACTTTACAAGTCATTAGAACAAGCAAGCCTGTCTCCCATTGGTGATCGTCGGCTGTCAACGAAGAAGGAGCTTAGGAAGTCATTTATCAAACGCAGCAAAAACCCCTCCATTAATGAGAAACTCCACAAAATTCGAATGCTGAACAGCACATTAAAG TGTAAGGAGCATGACCTGGCCACAATTAACCAGTTGCTAGAGGACCCAAAGTTGACAGCAATGAAGTACAGAGAGTGGAGGAACACAAACATCATGCTGGTCCAAGATATTTATCAGCAGCAGGAGGCCCAGGATGCATCCACAGAGAACAGCGAGGAGCAAGAGATGACTCCACAGCCTATCACTGAAAGTTCTATCTGA